A single region of the Elizabethkingia sp. JS20170427COW genome encodes:
- a CDS encoding type I restriction-modification system subunit M, producing MTSIVQRQELQNKIWKIADEVRGSIDGWDFKQFVLGSLFYRFISENFCNYFNDEDTDYATLSDDVISPEIKDDAIKVKGYFIYPSQLFVNIAKTANTNPNLNTDLKAIFDAIESSANGYASEDDIKGLFADFDTTSTRLGNTVEDKNKRLAAVIKGVEELNFGNFEETQIDLFGDAYEFLISNYAANAGKSGGEFFTPQTVSKLIAQLAMHKQTSVNKIYDPACGSGSLLLQAKKHFDNHVIDEGFYGQEINHTTYNLARMNMFLHNVNYDKFDIKLGNTLLSPLHNDTKPFDAIVSNPPYSVKWIGSDDPTLINDDRFAPAGVLAPKSKADFAFVLHALSHLSGKGRAAIVCFPGIFYRGGAEQKIRKYLVDNNFVETVIALAPNLFYGTSIAVNILVLSKHKTENKTQFIDASGEDFFKKVTNNNVLEDQHIEQIMELFDQKEDVAHIAQSIDNAKIAENDYNLSVSSYIEAKDTREVIDISVLNAEISKTVEKINRLRADIDEIVKEIND from the coding sequence ATGACAAGCATTGTACAAAGACAAGAATTACAAAATAAAATATGGAAAATAGCTGACGAAGTGCGTGGCTCTATCGATGGTTGGGATTTTAAACAATTCGTACTCGGCTCACTGTTCTACCGTTTTATCAGCGAAAATTTTTGCAATTATTTCAATGATGAAGATACAGATTATGCAACATTGTCCGACGATGTCATTTCGCCCGAAATAAAAGACGATGCCATTAAAGTAAAAGGCTACTTCATCTATCCAAGTCAGCTTTTTGTAAATATTGCCAAAACAGCAAACACCAATCCTAACCTAAACACAGACCTCAAAGCGATTTTTGATGCCATTGAAAGTTCAGCAAATGGTTATGCTTCTGAAGACGACATCAAAGGACTTTTTGCCGATTTCGACACCACAAGCACCCGATTGGGAAATACCGTGGAAGATAAAAATAAACGCCTAGCTGCGGTCATCAAAGGCGTGGAAGAGCTGAATTTTGGGAATTTTGAAGAAACTCAAATCGACCTTTTTGGCGATGCCTACGAGTTCCTGATTTCCAATTATGCTGCCAATGCCGGAAAATCGGGTGGTGAGTTTTTTACCCCTCAAACCGTTTCCAAACTCATTGCACAATTAGCCATGCACAAACAAACGAGTGTCAATAAAATTTACGACCCCGCTTGTGGCTCGGGATCATTGCTCTTACAAGCCAAAAAACATTTCGATAATCATGTGATTGATGAAGGTTTCTATGGGCAGGAAATCAATCACACCACCTACAATTTGGCTCGGATGAATATGTTTTTGCACAATGTCAATTACGATAAATTCGATATTAAATTAGGCAATACGCTTTTAAGTCCTTTGCACAACGACACCAAACCCTTTGATGCCATTGTTTCCAATCCGCCTTATTCTGTAAAATGGATTGGTAGCGACGACCCAACGTTGATTAACGATGACCGTTTTGCTCCTGCGGGTGTGCTGGCTCCCAAATCTAAAGCCGATTTTGCCTTTGTTTTGCACGCACTCAGTCATCTTTCAGGCAAAGGTAGAGCAGCCATTGTTTGCTTTCCGGGTATTTTTTACCGTGGCGGTGCAGAGCAGAAAATCAGAAAATATTTAGTGGACAATAACTTTGTAGAAACTGTTATTGCACTTGCTCCCAACTTGTTTTACGGAACTTCTATTGCAGTAAATATCCTCGTATTGTCCAAACACAAAACCGAAAACAAAACCCAGTTTATCGATGCCAGCGGTGAAGATTTCTTCAAGAAAGTAACCAATAACAATGTATTAGAAGACCAACACATTGAGCAAATAATGGAGCTCTTCGACCAAAAAGAAGATGTTGCACACATTGCCCAATCCATAGACAACGCCAAAATTGCTGAAAACGATTACAATCTTTCTGTTTCTTCATACATAGAAGCCAAAGACACGCGGGAAGTGATTGATATTTCTGTGCTGAATGCCGAAATTTCAAAAACCGTAGAGAAGATAAATAGGTTAAGAGCGGATATTGATGAGATTGTTAAGGAGATTAATGATTAG
- a CDS encoding DNA polymerase III subunit delta', translated as MQWKDIIGQESLKQMLQDSISENRISHAQLFIGKEGYGVFPLTFAYATQILIQDNPSALHKIESLNHLDLHFSFPSYSVGNKTVSSNFISVWRKMILENPYASDEDFNTLLDSENKKMFISIHEIEDLIEKFKLKSYEGGKKILIMTRIDKMNEQAANKFLKFLEEPPKDTLILLTAESTDFILPTILSRCQLVYVPQLSAQDIEAQILENYPSHSNKASEIAFASQGDWNIALNLLNQNAKEEEFETYFIQWVRNAFQAKTKPIVLKDIVFWAREISGWSREKQLKFLGYCAEIFRLALMCNYQADQLVYKNLSLNGFKWDKFATFIHGSNIESILDEISNTNLHLLRNGNSKIIWTDMGIKLTRYLHRRAK; from the coding sequence ATGCAGTGGAAAGATATCATCGGCCAAGAGAGCTTAAAACAAATGCTTCAAGATTCTATTTCGGAAAATAGAATTAGTCACGCTCAACTTTTTATAGGTAAAGAAGGCTACGGCGTTTTCCCTTTGACTTTTGCTTATGCTACCCAAATTCTTATTCAGGACAACCCTTCAGCACTTCATAAAATAGAGAGCCTTAACCACCTCGATTTGCACTTTAGCTTTCCTAGTTATAGCGTGGGTAATAAGACTGTAAGCTCCAACTTTATTTCGGTATGGAGAAAGATGATCTTGGAGAACCCTTACGCTAGCGATGAGGATTTCAACACCCTTCTAGACTCCGAAAATAAGAAGATGTTTATTTCTATTCACGAAATAGAAGACCTTATTGAGAAATTCAAGCTAAAGAGTTATGAAGGAGGGAAAAAAATCCTTATCATGACCAGAATTGACAAGATGAATGAGCAAGCTGCTAACAAATTTTTGAAGTTTCTAGAAGAGCCTCCCAAAGACACCCTTATTTTGCTCACGGCTGAAAGCACAGACTTTATCCTTCCTACCATACTTTCTCGTTGCCAATTGGTGTACGTTCCTCAGCTTTCCGCTCAAGATATCGAAGCTCAGATATTGGAAAACTACCCTAGCCATAGCAACAAGGCTTCCGAAATTGCTTTTGCCTCCCAAGGAGATTGGAACATTGCTCTCAATCTTCTCAACCAAAATGCAAAAGAAGAAGAGTTTGAAACCTATTTTATCCAATGGGTAAGAAACGCCTTTCAAGCAAAAACTAAACCTATTGTTCTAAAAGATATTGTTTTTTGGGCTAGAGAAATTTCGGGTTGGAGCAGGGAAAAACAATTGAAATTCTTAGGATATTGTGCCGAAATTTTCCGTTTAGCACTCATGTGCAATTACCAAGCCGATCAACTGGTGTATAAAAACCTCAGCCTTAATGGATTTAAGTGGGACAAGTTTGCCACTTTTATTCATGGATCTAATATAGAATCTATCCTGGATGAAATTTCCAACACCAATCTTCACCTGCTGAGAAATGGAAATAGTAAAATTATCTGGACAGATATGGGGATAAAACTCACCCGATACCTACACAGAAGAGCAAAATAA
- a CDS encoding SRPBCC family protein, translated as MNLEGRKILVNKSIAELKEMLNKAEDYKSLMPDSLKSFEVKDGGFNFELSGMPKIGLKIQGVEDSGVVLTSANPSLDFTLKGAMNAVSDAQTEVQLLFEGKFNPFIKMMVEKPLQNFINALTDKIETL; from the coding sequence ATGAACTTAGAAGGAAGAAAAATTTTAGTAAATAAATCTATTGCCGAGCTAAAGGAAATGCTGAATAAGGCTGAAGATTACAAATCATTGATGCCTGATAGCTTAAAAAGCTTTGAGGTGAAAGATGGAGGCTTTAATTTTGAATTAAGCGGAATGCCTAAAATTGGGCTTAAAATACAAGGTGTTGAGGATAGTGGTGTGGTTTTAACTTCTGCTAATCCTTCTCTAGACTTCACTTTAAAAGGAGCTATGAATGCGGTAAGTGATGCCCAAACTGAGGTTCAACTTCTATTTGAAGGGAAATTTAATCCTTTCATTAAAATGATGGTTGAAAAGCCTTTACAAAACTTCATCAATGCTCTTACAGACAAGATTGAAACCCTATAA
- a CDS encoding S10 family peptidase, whose translation MNKKYTSFILGLLTVSITYSQNKGDKTSHKAEIIEKTTTNLLPKKQLDLNQKVEKKDQVNINGKTVSYKVTAGSNPVFNKEGEAVAGVFYTFYERINAEKNAKRPIVFSFNGGPGSASVWMMLGYTGPKLLHLDDEGNPLQPYGIKDNPYSILDVADIVYIDPVNTGFSRPIGKEVDKSLFFGVNEDVKYLASWINDFVSQHNRWASPKFLIGESYGTTRVSGLAMELQSNHWMYLNGVILVSPTDLGIQRNGPVSDALTLPYYAASAWYHKKLPQDLQSKDLEQILTEVEKFTIEEYIPALVKGSQLNEMERGKIIEAISRFSGISSKVVQENNLKISTQLFWKELLRDQGYTVGRLDSRYRGLDLKDAGNSPEYNAELTSWLHSFTPAVNIYLREELGYKTNLDYNMFGPVHPWNRQNNNTGYQLASAMAQNPYLHVLVQSGYYDGACDYFSAQYNMWQLDPANKLKSRIEWEGYRSGHMMYLRKEDLSVANDHIRKFIKKATPDKDTPAKF comes from the coding sequence ATGAATAAAAAATATACCTCTTTTATTTTAGGTTTGCTAACGGTATCGATAACTTATTCTCAAAATAAGGGAGATAAAACATCCCACAAGGCAGAAATAATAGAAAAAACCACGACGAATCTTCTTCCGAAAAAACAACTAGATTTAAATCAAAAAGTTGAGAAGAAAGATCAAGTTAATATTAATGGGAAAACAGTATCTTATAAGGTGACGGCAGGATCTAATCCTGTTTTTAATAAGGAAGGAGAGGCTGTTGCAGGAGTTTTTTACACCTTTTATGAAAGAATTAATGCAGAGAAAAATGCAAAAAGACCCATTGTTTTCTCCTTTAATGGAGGGCCAGGAAGTGCTTCGGTATGGATGATGTTGGGATATACGGGTCCTAAATTATTACATCTTGATGATGAGGGAAATCCACTTCAACCTTATGGGATTAAAGATAATCCTTATAGTATTCTAGATGTTGCGGATATTGTGTATATAGATCCTGTTAATACCGGTTTTTCAAGACCTATAGGAAAAGAGGTAGATAAGAGTCTGTTTTTTGGAGTAAATGAGGATGTAAAATATTTAGCCAGTTGGATTAATGATTTTGTAAGCCAACACAACCGATGGGCTTCTCCTAAATTTTTAATAGGGGAAAGTTATGGAACTACGAGGGTTTCTGGGCTTGCTATGGAGCTACAAAGCAATCATTGGATGTATCTAAATGGGGTAATCTTGGTTTCTCCTACGGATTTGGGAATCCAGAGAAATGGTCCTGTTTCAGATGCTCTAACTTTGCCTTATTACGCTGCTTCTGCGTGGTATCATAAAAAGTTACCACAAGATTTACAAAGTAAAGATTTAGAACAAATTCTTACAGAAGTAGAGAAATTTACCATAGAAGAGTACATCCCTGCTTTGGTGAAAGGTAGCCAATTAAATGAGATGGAAAGAGGGAAAATCATCGAAGCAATTAGTAGGTTTTCAGGGATAAGCTCAAAAGTGGTACAAGAAAATAATTTGAAAATTTCCACTCAGCTATTTTGGAAAGAATTGTTAAGAGACCAAGGTTATACGGTGGGAAGATTGGATTCTCGTTATCGAGGATTAGACTTAAAAGATGCAGGAAATTCTCCAGAATACAATGCCGAACTTACCTCATGGTTGCATAGCTTTACTCCTGCAGTTAATATTTATCTAAGAGAAGAATTGGGATATAAGACCAATTTAGATTACAATATGTTTGGCCCTGTACATCCATGGAATAGGCAGAATAATAATACAGGATATCAATTGGCAAGCGCCATGGCTCAGAACCCTTATCTTCACGTTTTGGTACAAAGCGGTTATTACGACGGAGCTTGCGATTATTTTAGTGCCCAATATAATATGTGGCAACTAGATCCCGCAAACAAGTTGAAATCTCGTATAGAATGGGAAGGATACCGAAGTGGACATATGATGTACCTTCGTAAAGAAGATCTCTCCGTAGCCAATGATCATATCCGAAAGTTTATCAAAAAAGCAACTCCTGATAAAGATACCCCAGCAAAGTTCTGA
- a CDS encoding NUDIX hydrolase, translating into MYKVFINEKKLSFTNTIQQIDKNLQFTDATTFEIAIDLLENTSTPEVNIYSEDVEATWKTFSSYFKNIEAAGGIVLNPKEEVLFIHRLGKWDLPKGKMEKGESRDITALREVEEECSITELAIKHFISSTYHMYNERNGEKVLKITHWFMMRHHGEQQPLPQEIEGITQAKWVLQSDIEGKIIPYTFQNIKLILKEGLGIG; encoded by the coding sequence ATGTATAAAGTTTTTATCAATGAAAAAAAATTATCTTTCACAAATACTATTCAGCAAATTGATAAAAATTTACAGTTTACTGATGCAACCACTTTTGAGATTGCCATCGACCTATTAGAAAATACTTCTACCCCGGAAGTGAATATATACAGTGAAGATGTAGAAGCTACATGGAAGACCTTTTCATCGTACTTTAAGAATATAGAAGCCGCAGGAGGTATTGTCCTTAACCCTAAAGAAGAAGTATTGTTTATCCATAGATTGGGAAAATGGGATTTGCCAAAAGGAAAAATGGAGAAAGGAGAGTCAAGAGATATTACGGCTTTGCGAGAAGTGGAAGAGGAGTGCTCCATCACCGAACTTGCAATAAAGCATTTTATTAGCTCTACCTACCACATGTATAATGAAAGAAATGGAGAAAAGGTGCTTAAAATTACCCATTGGTTTATGATGAGACACCACGGAGAGCAACAGCCTTTACCTCAGGAAATAGAGGGGATTACCCAAGCTAAATGGGTATTGCAATCCGATATTGAAGGTAAAATAATCCCATATACTTTCCAAAATATTAAACTTATCTTAAAAGAAGGTTTAGGAATTGGTTGA
- a CDS encoding 3-oxoacyl-ACP synthase III family protein produces MLKSIIKGFGHYVPNNIVTNDDLAKVMTTSDEWITERTGIKERRHRKSRVDAEETTSYLGYKASLKALETANLTAKDIDFIIFATLSPDYYFPGCGVVLQELLGCDTIGALDVRNQCSGFVYAMSVANAFIKAGTYKNILVVGAEIHSFGLDFSDAGRSVSVIFGDGAGAVVLSATEDENAGDILAVNMHSEGKYAEELAVKFPGTKYGWSDQLVKNPDALTTQEVYPYMNGNFVFKHAVTRFPETMMEALEKAGKKPEDLDMFIPHQANLRISQFVQQRFGLLDEKVFNNIQKYGNTTAASIAIALSEAIEQGKVKRGDLVLLSAFGSGFTWGSVLFEY; encoded by the coding sequence ATGTTGAAGAGTATTATAAAAGGCTTCGGACATTATGTACCGAATAATATTGTAACCAATGATGATCTCGCAAAGGTAATGACCACTAGTGATGAATGGATTACCGAGCGTACCGGGATTAAAGAAAGACGCCATCGTAAAAGCCGAGTGGATGCAGAAGAAACCACTTCTTACCTTGGGTATAAAGCTTCTCTGAAAGCTTTAGAAACAGCAAACCTAACTGCTAAGGATATCGATTTTATTATTTTTGCTACCCTTTCTCCAGATTATTATTTCCCTGGCTGTGGAGTTGTACTTCAGGAACTTTTAGGTTGTGATACCATTGGTGCGCTGGATGTTAGAAACCAATGTTCTGGTTTTGTCTATGCCATGAGCGTGGCCAATGCTTTTATAAAAGCCGGGACGTATAAAAATATTTTGGTAGTAGGAGCCGAAATCCATTCGTTTGGATTGGATTTTTCCGATGCTGGACGTAGCGTTTCTGTAATTTTTGGTGATGGAGCTGGTGCAGTGGTGCTTTCAGCTACAGAAGATGAAAATGCCGGAGATATACTTGCTGTAAACATGCACTCTGAAGGGAAATATGCCGAAGAACTAGCGGTGAAGTTTCCAGGAACAAAATACGGATGGAGTGATCAGCTGGTAAAAAATCCTGATGCACTGACTACCCAAGAAGTTTATCCGTATATGAACGGGAATTTTGTCTTTAAACATGCCGTTACCCGTTTCCCTGAAACCATGATGGAAGCCTTAGAAAAAGCAGGAAAAAAACCTGAAGATTTGGATATGTTTATTCCGCATCAGGCCAATCTGAGAATCTCCCAATTTGTGCAGCAACGTTTCGGATTGCTGGATGAGAAAGTTTTCAATAATATTCAGAAATACGGTAACACCACCGCAGCTTCTATAGCTATCGCCTTGAGCGAAGCCATAGAACAAGGAAAAGTAAAACGCGGAGATCTGGTATTGCTTTCTGCCTTTGGTAGTGGATTTACCTGGGGAAGTGTTTTGTTTGAATATTAA
- a CDS encoding helix-turn-helix transcriptional regulator, whose protein sequence is MNRIKEVLELKGLTQTWLAEQLGKSYNMVNGYIQNRHQPRLLEVFFEIAKILDVKPQDLIKEIE, encoded by the coding sequence ATGAACCGAATTAAAGAAGTATTGGAACTCAAAGGATTAACGCAAACTTGGTTGGCTGAACAACTGGGTAAAAGCTACAATATGGTCAATGGATATATACAAAACCGACATCAGCCAAGACTACTTGAGGTGTTTTTTGAAATTGCAAAAATATTAGATGTTAAACCCCAAGATTTAATTAAAGAAATAGAATAA
- a CDS encoding CorA family divalent cation transporter — MPIKVLFESENCTWIDVIAPSAKDLEELNVKFGINELLLQDTVESNHLPKYDEADGVKFFLARENVSTGRKNLNTISDVSTKLGIFISKKFLISVHRLPTSSIDNALLEVNKSYEIASSITPDRIALMIGLKILQTFDRENERILDIMDKLESNIFLGKGMKQDLIKSLYRIKRKAGLNLRILNISSDWVSNFNKLNLEHVEVMDLVDKQKDAIADYEHLGAQVTNLIGMFLALSDQRNNEAMKILSTFSIYFLPITFIAGLYGMNFNHMPELNYKYGYFICLGVMVLVVIITFIYLKRKKF, encoded by the coding sequence ATGCCTATAAAAGTTTTATTTGAGAGTGAAAATTGTACTTGGATAGATGTAATCGCTCCATCTGCAAAAGATTTGGAAGAGCTGAATGTTAAATTTGGGATTAACGAACTTTTACTACAAGATACTGTGGAAAGCAACCACTTACCGAAATATGATGAGGCGGATGGTGTGAAGTTTTTCTTAGCCAGAGAGAACGTGAGTACGGGGCGTAAAAATCTTAATACAATAAGCGATGTGAGTACTAAATTGGGAATTTTTATTTCTAAAAAATTCTTGATAAGCGTGCACAGGCTTCCTACTTCCTCAATAGATAATGCTCTTTTGGAGGTTAATAAATCTTACGAAATAGCAAGTAGTATAACTCCTGATAGGATAGCACTGATGATAGGCCTGAAAATCTTACAAACTTTTGATCGAGAAAATGAAAGAATATTAGACATTATGGATAAGCTAGAGTCTAATATTTTTTTAGGGAAGGGGATGAAGCAAGATCTCATCAAAAGCCTTTATCGCATCAAAAGGAAAGCCGGACTCAACCTAAGGATTCTGAATATCTCTTCCGATTGGGTAAGCAATTTCAATAAGTTGAATTTGGAACATGTTGAAGTAATGGACTTGGTGGATAAACAAAAAGATGCCATTGCCGATTACGAGCATCTTGGAGCTCAAGTAACCAACCTTATAGGAATGTTTCTTGCTTTGAGCGATCAGCGGAATAATGAAGCAATGAAGATTCTCTCCACTTTTTCTATTTATTTCTTACCGATTACCTTTATTGCCGGTTTATATGGGATGAATTTCAACCATATGCCCGAACTTAACTACAAGTATGGCTATTTTATCTGCTTAGGAGTGATGGTACTGGTCGTGATTATTACTTTTATTTACCTTAAAAGGAAAAAATTCTAA
- a CDS encoding IS982 family transposase, translating to MNLKDQITNIFIQVDDFCKEFDSHITQMKIEALGSGKKRRWRSSLMSDSEIITIMIGFHLGVHKTFKHYYYKEIVCGYWKDLFPKTLSYNRFIELQQRSFVVFALFLKERGLGKCTGISFMDNTTLKVCRNQRIHNHKVFKGLAERGKSSMGWFYGFKLHLVCNQKGELLSFYLTKGNVDDRNPKHIKKMTEQLFGKLFADKGYLSKALWEMLFADGIQLFTKLRKNMKNHIMTMEDKISLRKRAIIETINDELKNHCQVEHTHHRSINNFMMNILAGLTAYCFFPKKLSLNLKKVNDGQLFLNFA from the coding sequence ATGAATTTGAAAGACCAAATTACAAATATTTTTATACAAGTTGATGATTTTTGTAAAGAATTTGATTCTCATATCACACAAATGAAGATTGAAGCGCTTGGAAGTGGTAAAAAAAGAAGATGGAGAAGTTCTTTAATGTCCGATTCGGAAATCATTACCATTATGATTGGTTTTCATTTAGGAGTCCACAAAACCTTTAAACACTACTACTACAAAGAAATTGTTTGTGGATATTGGAAAGATCTTTTCCCTAAAACTCTTTCCTACAACAGATTTATAGAGCTTCAACAAAGAAGTTTTGTGGTTTTTGCCTTGTTCTTGAAAGAAAGAGGTTTAGGTAAATGCACAGGAATTAGTTTTATGGATAATACTACTTTGAAAGTTTGTCGAAACCAAAGAATACACAATCATAAGGTTTTCAAAGGTTTGGCAGAGCGGGGCAAATCTTCTATGGGTTGGTTTTATGGTTTTAAACTGCATTTGGTTTGTAATCAAAAAGGAGAACTTTTATCATTTTACCTTACCAAAGGAAATGTAGATGATAGAAATCCCAAACACATAAAGAAAATGACCGAGCAACTTTTTGGAAAACTGTTTGCAGACAAAGGTTACCTTTCAAAAGCTTTATGGGAAATGCTTTTTGCTGATGGTATTCAGCTATTTACAAAACTTCGCAAGAACATGAAAAATCATATTATGACGATGGAGGATAAAATTTCACTACGTAAAAGAGCGATTATTGAAACCATAAATGATGAACTAAAAAATCATTGCCAGGTTGAACATACTCACCACAGAAGCATAAACAACTTTATGATGAATATTTTGGCTGGTCTCACTGCGTATTGTTTCTTTCCCAAAAAATTATCACTCAACTTGAAAAAAGTGAATGATGGTCAATTGTTTTTAAACTTTGCTTAA
- the lptC gene encoding LPS export ABC transporter periplasmic protein LptC, which produces MNRYFKIFFKNIAGVLPLAIFFLTVSCEEDLAQKYAKKKKDFASQILYNTQVIQHDSGRVMLKVKAPIVEKYEFVDTPYVETKKGLYIEFYDKKTPKTPGKLWANYAKMIEAKQFYVAKGDVKIINPEGQTFKMQSLYWDKSKRRMYTRDTVYITDKDGNILIGAHGMNAKDDFSSYSLYSSFGSANAQKLPEMKK; this is translated from the coding sequence ATGAATAGATATTTCAAGATATTCTTTAAAAATATAGCCGGAGTTCTCCCTTTGGCTATTTTTTTTCTTACAGTATCTTGTGAGGAAGATTTGGCTCAGAAATATGCAAAAAAGAAAAAAGATTTTGCCTCCCAAATCTTATACAACACACAAGTAATACAGCATGATTCTGGAAGAGTAATGCTGAAGGTGAAAGCCCCTATCGTGGAGAAATACGAATTTGTAGATACTCCCTATGTGGAAACCAAAAAAGGCTTGTACATAGAGTTTTATGACAAAAAAACACCCAAAACGCCAGGTAAACTTTGGGCAAATTATGCAAAAATGATAGAGGCTAAGCAGTTTTATGTAGCCAAAGGAGATGTGAAAATTATTAATCCCGAAGGCCAAACTTTTAAAATGCAAAGTCTTTATTGGGATAAAAGTAAAAGAAGGATGTACACCCGCGATACGGTCTATATTACCGATAAAGATGGAAATATTCTGATAGGCGCTCATGGGATGAATGCCAAAGATGATTTTAGCAGTTATAGCTTGTACAGTAGTTTTGGTTCTGCTAACGCGCAGAAGCTCCCAGAGATGAAAAAATAA
- a CDS encoding anhydro-N-acetylmuramic acid kinase has protein sequence MKEFYAIGLMSGTSLDGLDIVYARFSHSKTWSFEILNSQTIAYSEAWKQKLSTAITLSAEDLLSLNTEYGFYLAEKCQEFISYFQLSKVDCIASHGHTVFHQPKRGFTLQIGDGRAIKTQLKLPVVYDFRSQDVILGGNGAPLVPIGDELLFSEHDACLNLGGFSNVSFRQGEQRKAFDICPVNIVLNFYCEKLGKNFDDKGDIARQTLFDEKLVQKLSALDFYQEQGPKSLGIEWVQRYIFPELNHLTPQQAIASFTQHVAREIAKICNQYRFKDVLVTGGGAYNQFLIESINQLTNTKLVIPTPAVIEYKEALVFALMGVLRMMGEDNVLASATGAKEDHCSGIWI, from the coding sequence ATGAAAGAGTTTTATGCAATAGGCCTGATGTCTGGGACTAGTCTAGATGGTTTGGATATCGTATATGCACGCTTTAGCCATTCTAAGACCTGGAGTTTTGAAATTTTAAATTCTCAAACCATAGCCTATTCAGAAGCTTGGAAACAGAAATTAAGTACCGCAATAACTCTATCAGCAGAAGATTTGCTGAGCCTTAATACAGAATATGGTTTTTATCTAGCAGAGAAATGTCAAGAATTTATCAGCTATTTCCAATTGTCGAAGGTAGATTGTATTGCATCTCATGGCCACACGGTATTTCACCAGCCTAAAAGAGGTTTTACTTTACAAATAGGAGATGGAAGAGCGATTAAAACACAATTAAAACTTCCAGTGGTTTATGACTTTAGAAGTCAAGATGTAATCTTAGGCGGAAATGGGGCTCCTTTGGTTCCTATAGGGGATGAGTTGTTGTTTTCCGAGCATGATGCCTGCCTTAATTTAGGAGGTTTTAGCAATGTATCATTTCGCCAAGGTGAACAGCGCAAGGCTTTTGATATTTGCCCTGTAAATATAGTCCTCAATTTTTATTGTGAAAAATTAGGGAAAAACTTTGATGATAAAGGAGATATTGCTCGCCAAACTTTGTTTGATGAAAAGTTAGTTCAGAAACTGAGTGCTTTGGATTTTTATCAAGAACAAGGACCAAAATCTTTGGGGATAGAATGGGTACAGCGTTATATTTTCCCAGAGCTGAATCATCTAACACCACAACAGGCGATAGCGAGTTTTACGCAACATGTGGCTAGGGAAATTGCTAAAATCTGTAATCAATATCGATTTAAGGATGTTTTGGTAACAGGAGGTGGAGCGTATAATCAATTTTTAATAGAAAGTATAAACCAGTTGACCAATACCAAGCTGGTAATTCCCACTCCTGCGGTAATCGAATATAAGGAAGCTTTAGTTTTCGCTTTGATGGGCGTTTTAAGGATGATGGGTGAGGATAATGTGCTGGCTTCGGCAACGGGTGCAAAGGAAGATCATTGTAGTGGAATATGGATATAA